One Molothrus aeneus isolate 106 chromosome 6, BPBGC_Maene_1.0, whole genome shotgun sequence genomic window carries:
- the TMEM80 gene encoding LOW QUALITY PROTEIN: transmembrane protein 80 (The sequence of the model RefSeq protein was modified relative to this genomic sequence to represent the inferred CDS: inserted 1 base in 1 codon; deleted 2 bases in 1 codon), with product MGRGRVRAARPEAVPDGSGETRARPNAAESPSGAARRGEEFRARSSSVRSQPKAVARSADVCRVLSDRARAPLAGPNGDARTSXRPKETEPGRTLRSRPKAGGRGEWPRGGCRDGGGPAGVGGVKMAVPSRGRTSEILSSLPLHILLYVNGVYYIFYFLATLAMIIYKSQVFSYPDDFLAPDLAVLFLMAILEVPRLYLGFKGNLTEAEAPLGLSLGLTVGSVLLCVYLLLWQSYVLWADVLLNAVLLAAYGLESGLKVTAIAAFVS from the exons ATGGGGCGCGGCCGAGTCCGCGCGGCGCGGCCCGAAGCGGTACCTGACGGATCGGGTGAGACCCGAGCCCGCCCGAACGCGGCCGAGTCCCCGAGCGGTGCGGCCCGGCGAGGCGAAGAGTTCCGAGCGCGCTCGAGCAGTGTCCGATCTCAGCCGAAGGCGGTAGCGAGGAGCGCCGATGTGTGCCGAGTCCTCTCCGATCGTGCCCGAGCTCCGCTCGCCGGCCCGAACGGAGACGCCCGAACGA AGCGCCCGAAAGAGACCGAACCGGGCCGAACGCTCCGATCGCGCCCGAAGGCGGGTGGGCGGGGCGAGTGGCCGCGCGGGGGCTGCCGGGACGGCGGAGGACCGGCGGGC GTCGGGGGCGTCAAGATGGCGGTGCCGAGCCGAG GAAGAACATCAGAGATT CTGTCATCGCTTCCCTTACACATCCTGCTTTATGTAAATGGGGTTTATTACATCTTCTACTTCTTGGCAACTCTTGCAATGATTATTTACAAAA GTCAGGTTTTCAGTTATCCAGATGATTTTTTGGCTCCTGATCTTGCCGTGCTTTTCCTTATGGCCATTCTGGAAGTGCCTCGATTGTACTTGG GTTTCAAGGGTAACCTGACAGAAGCAGAGGCGCcgctggggctgagcctggggctCACGGTGGGCAGCgtgctgctgtgtgtgtacctgctgctgtggcagagctACGTGCTGTGGGCAGATGTGCTCCTCAACGCTGTGCTGCTCGCCGCCTACGGGCTCGAGTCGGGCCTCAAGGTCACGGCCATCGCTGCCTTTGTCAGCTGA